One bacterium genomic window carries:
- a CDS encoding phenylacetate--CoA ligase has translation MIWDPKHECMDVEERRKLQLFRLREQLARLWAAVPFYRERWREARITPDDIQSLDDLPGLPFTVKNDLRDTYPTGMFATPLDEVVRVHASSGTTGKPIVVGYTKGDLEGIWAETIARTLAMGGGTSRDILQIAYGYGLFTGGLGLHYGGERLGCTVIPMSSGNTERQLLMMRDLGATMLGCTPSYALTLADAAEDAGLGADDFRLRAGIFGAEAWSEGARAAVEAKFGLSAHDIYGLTEIIGPGVAAECECKGTMHVFDDHFYPEVIDPETLQPLPEGQVGELVFTTLTKRAFPVIRYRTRDISALHYEPCPCGRTHPRISRITGRTDDMLIIRGVNVFPSQIEHVLTGVKGVEPQYQLVLTRAGRLDALEVQVEVSPQFFSDTIAGLEHLEQEIGAKIRSTLGISVKVKLVEPKTIERSVGKAKRVIDLRDKA, from the coding sequence ATGATCTGGGACCCCAAGCATGAATGCATGGACGTTGAGGAGCGGCGCAAGCTCCAGCTCTTCCGCTTGCGCGAGCAACTCGCCCGGCTCTGGGCTGCTGTCCCCTTCTATCGCGAGCGCTGGCGGGAGGCCAGGATCACGCCGGATGACATCCAGTCGCTCGACGACTTGCCAGGCCTGCCGTTCACCGTCAAGAACGATCTGCGCGATACCTACCCCACCGGCATGTTCGCCACGCCGCTGGACGAGGTCGTGCGCGTCCACGCCTCCAGCGGCACCACCGGCAAGCCCATCGTCGTCGGCTACACCAAGGGCGACCTGGAGGGGATATGGGCTGAGACCATTGCCCGTACCCTCGCCATGGGGGGCGGCACTTCGCGTGACATCCTGCAGATCGCCTATGGCTACGGCCTGTTCACCGGCGGCCTCGGCCTGCACTACGGTGGCGAGCGCCTCGGCTGCACCGTCATCCCGATGTCCTCGGGCAACACGGAGCGCCAGTTGCTGATGATGCGCGACCTGGGCGCGACGATGCTCGGCTGCACGCCCTCCTACGCCCTGACCCTCGCGGACGCTGCCGAGGATGCCGGCCTCGGGGCGGATGACTTCCGCCTGCGCGCCGGGATATTCGGGGCCGAGGCGTGGAGCGAGGGCGCCCGGGCAGCCGTCGAGGCCAAGTTCGGCCTGTCCGCCCACGACATCTATGGTCTGACGGAGATCATCGGCCCCGGCGTGGCCGCCGAGTGCGAGTGCAAGGGCACCATGCACGTCTTCGATGACCACTTCTACCCCGAGGTCATTGACCCGGAGACCCTGCAGCCGCTGCCCGAGGGGCAGGTTGGCGAGCTGGTCTTCACGACGCTCACCAAGCGCGCGTTCCCGGTCATCCGCTACCGCACGCGCGACATCAGCGCCCTGCACTACGAGCCCTGCCCGTGCGGCCGCACCCACCCGCGCATCTCGCGCATTACCGGCCGCACCGATGACATGCTCATCATCCGCGGGGTCAACGTCTTCCCCAGCCAGATCGAGCACGTCCTCACCGGCGTCAAGGGCGTCGAGCCGCAGTACCAGCTCGTGCTGACCCGCGCCGGACGCCTGGACGCCCTGGAGGTGCAGGTCGAGGTGTCGCCGCAGTTCTTCTCCGACACCATCGCCGGGCTCGAGCACCTGGAGCAGGAGATCGGCGCCAAGATCCGCTCCACGCTCGGCATCAGCGTCAAGGTCAAGCTC
- a CDS encoding type II toxin-antitoxin system VapC family toxin, whose product MIVMDSSGWVEIVAGGPRQHSFMDTISGEDGVFVPTLVLYEVYRYVERERGEDEADRIAAHLRSHTVVELSDEIALAAARLGKRHHLATADAVIYATAHHLGATLVTGDRHFAEVADVMYIPVESDAQPPR is encoded by the coding sequence ATGATCGTCATGGATTCGTCCGGCTGGGTGGAGATCGTGGCCGGAGGCCCGAGGCAGCACTCCTTCATGGACACGATCTCCGGCGAGGACGGTGTGTTCGTCCCGACCCTTGTGCTCTATGAGGTCTACCGGTACGTTGAGCGCGAGCGCGGGGAGGACGAAGCCGACCGCATCGCGGCTCACCTTCGCTCTCACACCGTCGTCGAGCTGAGTGATGAGATTGCACTCGCCGCGGCCAGACTGGGGAAGCGACACCATCTGGCAACCGCCGACGCAGTCATCTATGCCACGGCGCACCACCTGGGGGCAACGCTGGTGACAGGCGATCGCCACTTCGCCGAGGTCGCGGATGTGATGTACATTCCCGTGGAGTCGGACGCCCAGCCTCCACGTTGA
- a CDS encoding AbrB/MazE/SpoVT family DNA-binding domain-containing protein, which yields MQAVTLSSKYQISIPRSVRMQIKLTPGQKLTITVKDGVLCLAPVPTLEDIAGSLPGLTGEGLRDEGEWA from the coding sequence ATGCAAGCAGTTACCTTGTCGTCAAAATACCAGATATCGATCCCGAGAAGTGTCCGCATGCAGATCAAGCTTACTCCGGGACAGAAGCTCACTATCACAGTCAAGGATGGGGTGCTCTGCTTGGCCCCGGTACCGACCCTAGAGGACATCGCGGGGTCATTGCCAGGACTGACCGGGGAAGGGCTTCGGGACGAGGGCGAATGGGCATGA
- a CDS encoding indolepyruvate oxidoreductase subunit beta → MITNVLLNGVGGQGTITASQALAQACLLQDWQIKKSEIHGMSQRGGSVESHLRFSPDQPIFSPTIPEGEVDVLLGFEVLEALRALPQVRPGGTVVVDPRRIVPMTVALGGGVYPEDALERLQSSGRRVLVVPAFDTACDLGEPRAANIVLLGAACPALGIAPAVMQEAVRLTVKPKALAVNLAALQRGVDLAG, encoded by the coding sequence ATGATCACCAACGTACTTCTCAACGGCGTCGGCGGCCAGGGGACCATCACCGCCTCCCAGGCGCTGGCCCAGGCGTGCCTGCTGCAGGACTGGCAGATCAAGAAGAGCGAGATCCACGGCATGAGCCAGCGCGGCGGCAGCGTCGAGAGCCACCTGCGCTTCTCGCCCGACCAGCCGATCTTCTCCCCCACCATCCCCGAGGGCGAGGTGGACGTGCTCCTGGGCTTCGAGGTACTGGAGGCCCTGCGCGCGCTGCCGCAGGTCCGGCCCGGCGGCACGGTCGTCGTGGACCCCCGGCGCATCGTGCCGATGACCGTGGCCCTGGGCGGGGGTGTCTACCCCGAGGACGCGCTGGAGCGCCTGCAGAGCAGCGGCCGCCGGGTGCTGGTCGTGCCGGCCTTTGACACAGCCTGCGACCTGGGCGAGCCACGCGCGGCGAACATCGTCCTGCTGGGCGCAGCGTGCCCCGCGCTGGGAATTGCACCCGCCGTCATGCAGGAAGCCGTGCGCCTGACGGTGAAACCCAAGGCGCTGGCAGTCAACCTGGCGGCACTGCAGCGGGGCGTGGACTTGGCGGGTTGA
- the iorA gene encoding indolepyruvate ferredoxin oxidoreductase subunit alpha, giving the protein MSQKHLMSGNEAIAHGAWEAGCTFGSGYPGTPSSEVLPTLARLSAQASSAGFQPAYTEWAVNEKGALEAAAGASLTGARCIVTMKHVGLNVAADPFFTLSYTGVKGGVVVLSADDPQMHSSQNEQDNRQYARAAKVPMLEPADAQEALDFTKLAFELSERHDTLVLLRVTTRLAHSDGVVITGEREQRPPNTVPTPEAEKYVMIPARARARRRVIAERTAALRAWNETAPVNQLIPGSPEIGIIAAGIAYQYAREVAPEASFLKLGMTWPLPEQLIRSFAATVRRLVVIEELDPYLTESIRALGVTVEPLPESLQIDELSPARVRAALTPLPPLPEGEGESGANEAVLPSPPGGGAGGEGLPTRPPQLCPGCPHRGVFHTLRKLKVFVDGDIGCYTLGTLPPLQALHTCLCMGGGIGMVHGINQACGGKQKAVAVIGDSTFMHSGMTGLLNIVYNQSPSVVIILDNSTTAMTGGQDHPGTGTTLPGRSGGKVDLEALCRGTGVAHVQVFEPADLQATEAAIREALESDGPAVLIARRPCVLITRDRGPVHVVDETRCIQCGACLRLGCPAISARTLENGKQQPAIDAALCTGCTLCAQVCPKGAIGEA; this is encoded by the coding sequence ATGTCCCAGAAACACCTGATGTCCGGCAATGAAGCCATCGCCCACGGGGCCTGGGAGGCCGGCTGCACCTTCGGCAGCGGCTACCCCGGCACCCCGTCCTCGGAGGTCTTGCCGACGTTGGCGAGGCTCAGCGCACAGGCCAGTAGCGCCGGCTTCCAGCCCGCCTACACCGAATGGGCCGTCAACGAGAAGGGCGCCCTCGAAGCTGCCGCCGGGGCCTCCCTCACCGGGGCCCGCTGTATCGTCACGATGAAGCACGTGGGCCTCAACGTCGCCGCCGATCCCTTCTTCACGCTCTCCTACACCGGCGTGAAGGGCGGCGTGGTGGTCCTGTCCGCCGACGACCCGCAGATGCACAGCTCGCAGAACGAGCAGGACAACCGGCAGTATGCGCGCGCGGCCAAGGTGCCGATGCTTGAGCCGGCCGATGCCCAGGAGGCGCTGGACTTCACGAAGCTGGCCTTCGAGCTGAGCGAGCGCCACGACACGCTGGTCCTGCTGCGCGTCACGACCCGTCTGGCGCATTCGGATGGCGTGGTCATCACCGGCGAGCGCGAGCAGCGCCCGCCCAACACCGTGCCCACCCCCGAGGCCGAGAAGTACGTGATGATTCCGGCCCGGGCGCGCGCCCGCCGCCGCGTCATCGCCGAGCGCACGGCGGCCCTCCGCGCCTGGAACGAGACCGCGCCGGTCAACCAGCTCATCCCCGGCTCGCCGGAGATCGGCATCATCGCCGCCGGCATCGCGTACCAGTACGCCCGCGAGGTCGCCCCGGAGGCTTCCTTCCTGAAGCTCGGCATGACCTGGCCGCTGCCTGAGCAGCTCATCCGCAGCTTCGCGGCCACCGTGCGCCGGCTCGTCGTGATCGAGGAGTTGGACCCGTACCTTACCGAGAGCATCCGCGCACTGGGCGTGACCGTCGAGCCCCTGCCCGAGAGCCTACAGATAGACGAGCTGTCGCCGGCACGAGTGCGCGCCGCCCTCACCCCCCTACCCCCTCTCCCAGAGGGAGAGGGGGAGTCAGGGGCGAACGAAGCCGTTCTCCCCTCCCCCCCTGGGGGAGGGGCCGGGGGTGAGGGCCTCCCCACCCGCCCGCCCCAGCTCTGCCCCGGCTGCCCGCATCGTGGCGTCTTCCACACCCTCCGCAAGCTCAAGGTGTTCGTGGATGGCGATATCGGCTGCTACACGCTCGGCACGCTGCCGCCCCTGCAGGCCCTGCACACCTGCCTGTGCATGGGCGGGGGCATCGGCATGGTGCACGGCATCAATCAGGCCTGTGGCGGCAAGCAGAAGGCGGTCGCCGTGATCGGCGACTCGACGTTCATGCACAGCGGTATGACTGGCCTGCTCAACATCGTCTACAACCAGAGTCCCTCGGTCGTCATCATCCTGGACAACTCGACCACGGCCATGACCGGCGGTCAGGACCACCCGGGCACCGGCACGACGCTGCCGGGCCGGTCGGGCGGCAAGGTGGATCTGGAGGCGCTCTGTCGGGGCACTGGCGTCGCGCACGTCCAGGTCTTCGAGCCCGCTGACCTGCAGGCGACGGAGGCGGCCATCCGCGAGGCGCTGGAGAGCGACGGCCCGGCGGTGCTCATCGCCCGTCGCCCCTGCGTGCTCATCACGCGCGACCGCGGCCCGGTCCACGTCGTGGACGAGACGCGCTGCATCCAGTGCGGCGCCTGCCTGCGCCTGGGCTGTCCCGCCATCTCCGCGCGGACGCTGGAGAACGGCAAGCAGCAACCCGCGATTGACGCGGCCCTGTGCACCGGCTGCACGCTGTGCGCGCAGGTCTGCCCGAAGGGCGCCATCGGCGAGGCCTAG